A window of the Diabrotica undecimpunctata isolate CICGRU chromosome 1, icDiaUnde3, whole genome shotgun sequence genome harbors these coding sequences:
- the LOC140444552 gene encoding (11Z)-hexadec-11-enoyl-CoA conjugase-like produces MPPLRDDPVLHQLESPTNDVSAQFSEKQIKRNGYFEQDLVIPNVIIYIIMHSLTILGCWRFATGHMSLSSFAFGFVLGYLGLLGVTAGNHRLWAHRTYKAKLPLRICLMLMQTSALQNDIYIWTRDHRLHHKYTDTSADPHNSNRGFFFCHVGWLLMKKHPDVKIKGKNIDMSDVAADPVVQFQRKYYVPLGLSLTFILPSIATVYFFQETVVNAILLSIMKYILTVNGTWCVNSFAHMYGWKPYDSSINPVENATVSIVGLGEGWHNYHHTFPWDYKAAEFGNYRSNLSAGFLDLMAYLGQAYDLKTVSKEMIQKRAARTGDGSYEFDNIPLENGKTKEPHNFHEDCVWGWDDKDMKEEFRNATIKIRSH; encoded by the exons ATGCCACCTTTACGAGATGATCCAGTACTTCATCAATTAGAAAGTCCAACCAACGATGTTTCTGCACAATTTtctgaaaaacaaataaaaagaaatggtTATTTTGAACAAGATTTAGTAATACCAaatgttattatatatattattatgcaCTCTTTAACAATTCTAGGATGTTGGAGATTCGCTACTGGTCACATGTCGTTGTCATCGTTTGCATTCG gTTTTGTTCTTGGCTACTTGGGTTTATTAGGGGTCACAGCTGGAAACCATCGTCTTTGGGCTCATAGAACCTACAAAGCGAAACTGCCATTAAGAATCTGTTTAATGTTGATGCAGACGTCTGCCCTTCAGAATGATATTTACATTTGGACGAGGGATCACAGATTACACCACAAATATACAGATACTAGTGCTGATCCTCACAATTCGAACAGAGGGTTCTTCTTTTGTCATGTTGGTTGGCTATTAATGAAAAAACATCCGGACGTTAAAATTAAAGGGAAGAATATTGACATGAGCGATGTTGCAGCTGACCCTGTAGTGCAATTTCAGAGAAA atattaCGTACCTTTGGGATTATCTTTgacatttattttaccttcaatagcTACTGTCTATTTTTTCCAAGAAACTGTTGTAAATGCCATCTTATTATCTATTATGAAATATATTCTAACTGTAAATGGAACTTGGTGTGTCAACAGTTTTGCACATATGTACGGCTGGAAGCCCTATGACAG CTCTATCAATCCAGTTGAAAACGCTACCGTCTCCATAGTAGGCTTAGGAGAAGGGTGGCACAACTACCACCATACCTTCCCATGGGACTACAAAGCTGCCGAATTTGGAAATTACCGATCTAACTTAAGTGCTGGGTTCTTGGATCTTATGGCTTATTTAGGACAAGCATACGATCTCAAGACAGTATCGAAAGAGATGATACAAAAACGAGCTGCAAGAACAGGAGATGGATCTTACGAATTCGATAATATTCCCTTAGAAAATGGCAAAACAAAAGAGCCTCACAACTTCCACGAGGACTGTGTGTGGGGTTGGGATGACAAAGATATGAAAGAAGAGTTTAGAAATGCTACAATTAAGATAAGAAGTCACTAG